The proteins below are encoded in one region of Sulfolobus islandicus Y.N.15.51:
- a CDS encoding heterodisulfide reductase-related iron-sulfur binding cluster codes for MYSLNPSNPTFFDSDKLLSEFIRQASVCHGCRLCFNYCDSFPLMFTYTDKKGPKNLTLDDLFNVASKCFHCKMCYVNCPYVPPHEFNMDFPSLMEWAWLYYKKKRGLTVRDFIFEMLDGVKFARPLAKVIMEKNKELLGIHKEAPTLPVAEKGLRERVKQRTIDNPKAKVALFPTCLIENFFPEIGEDLIELYNELGIEVIIPNFVCCGAPMLDSGDVDRLKKNAEYNTKIIEDLVKKGYDVVSPIPTCTLMIREYKKILDNEIPKVYDATEYLFKLKNEGKIELKGKIEKNVYYHPPCHLKFLQVGLPGVRLLRSMGAKVDISNNGCSGIDGGWGLRNYDTAKRVGSKMMEAFKQSKADLFSTECPLAGLQIEKSSGRRPLHPIQLLKEAMKNG; via the coding sequence ATGTATTCTTTAAATCCAAGTAATCCTACTTTTTTTGATTCCGATAAATTATTGTCAGAGTTTATAAGACAAGCAAGTGTTTGTCACGGTTGTAGGTTATGCTTTAATTATTGTGACTCCTTTCCCCTTATGTTTACTTATACTGATAAAAAAGGTCCCAAAAACTTAACCTTAGATGACTTATTTAATGTGGCCTCTAAGTGCTTCCACTGTAAGATGTGTTACGTTAATTGTCCCTATGTTCCTCCTCACGAATTTAACATGGACTTTCCAAGTCTAATGGAATGGGCGTGGCTATATTATAAGAAAAAGAGAGGACTGACAGTAAGGGACTTTATATTTGAGATGTTAGATGGTGTGAAGTTCGCAAGACCCTTGGCCAAAGTAATTATGGAGAAGAATAAGGAGCTATTAGGTATTCATAAAGAAGCTCCCACGCTACCCGTTGCGGAGAAAGGTTTAAGGGAAAGAGTTAAGCAGAGAACTATTGATAATCCTAAAGCAAAGGTTGCACTATTTCCCACTTGCTTAATTGAGAATTTCTTCCCAGAAATCGGTGAGGATTTAATAGAGTTATATAACGAATTGGGTATAGAAGTAATTATTCCTAATTTTGTTTGTTGTGGGGCTCCAATGCTTGATTCTGGGGACGTTGATAGGCTTAAGAAAAACGCTGAGTATAATACCAAAATCATAGAGGATTTGGTAAAGAAAGGTTATGACGTGGTTTCGCCCATACCAACTTGTACTTTGATGATTAGGGAGTATAAGAAGATTCTTGATAATGAAATACCTAAGGTTTATGATGCAACGGAGTACCTATTTAAATTGAAGAATGAAGGTAAGATAGAATTAAAGGGTAAGATTGAGAAGAACGTGTATTACCATCCTCCATGCCATCTTAAGTTCTTACAAGTAGGTTTACCTGGGGTTAGACTGTTGAGGTCTATGGGAGCGAAAGTTGATATTTCCAATAACGGTTGTTCCGGTATAGATGGGGGCTGGGGATTAAGAAATTATGACACTGCTAAAAGGGTAGGAAGTAAAATGATGGAAGCTTTCAAACAAAGTAAAGCTGATCTTTTTTCAACTGAATGCCCTCTTGCGGGGCTTCAAATAGAGAAGTCTTCTGGCAGAAGACCCTTACATCCGATTCAATTGCTAAAGGAGGCGATGAAAAATGGTTAA
- a CDS encoding winged helix-turn-helix transcriptional regulator encodes MERLPPSAKLVLKVILEKKVIRFKELQEQTKLPTRTLRYALRVLREKGLIKTLPCLDDARERMYSVYEVDECYKLFND; translated from the coding sequence ATGGAAAGACTTCCGCCCTCAGCAAAACTTGTATTAAAGGTTATCTTGGAAAAGAAGGTAATTAGATTTAAAGAATTGCAGGAGCAAACTAAATTACCTACACGTACGTTAAGATATGCTCTAAGAGTACTTAGGGAAAAAGGCCTAATAAAAACACTACCTTGTTTAGATGACGCAAGAGAAAGAATGTACTCAGTATATGAGGTAGACGAGTGCTATAAACTGTTTAACGATTAA
- a CDS encoding SelD-related putative sulfur metabolism protein, which produces MAIDKLIDKFRVNLDKYKKMGLNPLSLATGCAVKVDLIDTVYPAIHKIRDELVRRNIEILPREDADIFVSREKIYIKRVINGGEFDADRAVSLIQVNQETSGNPDKFAEFLLKVYTSIKTSRKLTIGKGHSIVTSNPKGEVAVLDLFRLDGGKEKSYTVANNDTIQIVDPLDDPGSQMQVDVAISNSLNDLFTKGVFQDLRMIPVVDAPTDDLKQQLLRNAENYSREYSIELLSDVQPNSKTLMIGATVIGKSDHELPTYYNMVNENMEILVTRPVGELTPINVFMWMLTVPELIEDMEARGITIQRVEEAKKKALNYMREPNTEIAKIIYDHLPPFGGTIDENSHIAMTTDVTGPGLFVIKEFAEKAQVDVELFDIPVIDPDIHEFATENFIIPNSTAGTNGAIVIFAHKKVIDEIFDELKRKSLEPHIIGKVIGKGNGTVIVPPTITKYIHRNNVLRQFKIK; this is translated from the coding sequence ATGGCTATTGATAAGCTGATTGATAAATTTAGAGTTAATTTAGATAAGTACAAAAAAATGGGACTGAATCCATTATCCCTCGCAACCGGTTGTGCAGTAAAAGTAGATCTAATAGATACAGTTTACCCAGCCATACATAAGATAAGAGATGAGCTGGTTAGAAGAAATATAGAAATACTACCTAGAGAAGACGCTGATATTTTCGTAAGCAGAGAGAAAATTTATATAAAGAGAGTAATAAACGGTGGGGAATTTGATGCGGATAGGGCTGTTAGCCTTATTCAAGTCAATCAGGAGACTTCAGGGAATCCAGATAAATTCGCTGAGTTTCTACTGAAAGTTTACACTTCGATAAAAACTAGCAGAAAGCTCACAATAGGTAAAGGACATTCAATAGTTACCTCAAATCCCAAGGGTGAAGTGGCAGTATTGGATCTGTTCAGACTTGATGGAGGAAAGGAGAAATCTTACACTGTTGCAAATAATGATACGATTCAAATAGTAGATCCCTTGGATGATCCAGGATCTCAGATGCAAGTCGATGTTGCCATTTCCAATTCTCTAAATGATCTTTTCACTAAGGGCGTTTTTCAAGATTTAAGAATGATCCCCGTTGTTGATGCTCCAACTGATGATCTAAAGCAACAATTGCTAAGAAATGCTGAAAATTACTCTAGAGAGTATTCAATTGAATTATTAAGTGACGTTCAACCCAATTCCAAGACGTTGATGATAGGAGCTACTGTAATAGGTAAGTCCGATCACGAATTACCGACATACTACAATATGGTTAATGAGAATATGGAAATCTTAGTGACTAGACCAGTTGGTGAATTAACGCCAATAAACGTCTTTATGTGGATGCTGACTGTACCAGAGCTAATAGAAGATATGGAAGCTAGGGGAATTACCATACAGAGAGTGGAAGAAGCTAAGAAAAAGGCTCTAAATTACATGAGAGAACCTAATACTGAGATAGCTAAGATAATATATGATCATCTACCACCATTTGGAGGGACAATTGACGAAAACTCTCATATAGCTATGACCACTGATGTTACTGGTCCAGGGTTATTTGTGATAAAGGAATTTGCTGAAAAGGCACAAGTAGATGTAGAGCTGTTCGATATCCCAGTAATAGACCCAGATATACATGAATTCGCAACAGAGAATTTTATCATACCAAATTCTACTGCAGGGACAAATGGGGCTATAGTTATTTTTGCTCATAAGAAGGTTATTGATGAAATTTTCGATGAGTTGAAGAGAAAGTCGCTAGAGCCTCACATTATAGGTAAGGTTATAGGTAAGGGAAATGGTACTGTTATAGTCCCACCAACTATTACAAAGTACATTCATAGAAACAATGTGTTAAGACAGTTCAAAATAAAGTGA
- a CDS encoding ABC transporter permease produces MGISGKLYSFLYLRGFKVWVSYRTQTILTVLGWILPVFTYYFTGTALGNRLVSEVGVSNYTAFFTIGLAFQGYVSSVISTISQRLSNEQLYGTIEYYVISRTGTFGFLLYSALWGLTLNTINAIIILAVGFALNIHYNVNALSAIVIILLLILSTLGIGMIAGAVTMITKQGNPISFFFNTFTNLIGGTVFPVTVLPLFVRYISYGIPLTWALEGLREAFLNGTPITAVAQFIIILAIFDIVLLPLGIFSYNYAFKKAREKGTLAEY; encoded by the coding sequence ATGGGGATAAGCGGAAAACTCTACTCTTTCTTATATTTGAGAGGATTTAAGGTATGGGTATCGTATAGAACCCAAACAATATTAACGGTATTAGGTTGGATTCTCCCAGTCTTCACGTATTACTTCACTGGAACTGCATTAGGAAATAGACTAGTGAGTGAAGTAGGAGTAAGTAATTATACAGCATTTTTCACTATAGGTTTAGCTTTCCAAGGATATGTATCTTCCGTAATTTCAACCATAAGTCAAAGGTTAAGTAATGAACAGCTTTATGGAACAATAGAGTATTATGTTATTTCAAGAACTGGAACGTTTGGATTTTTGTTGTATTCAGCACTTTGGGGTCTTACTCTAAATACAATAAATGCGATTATAATTTTGGCCGTAGGATTTGCGTTAAATATACATTATAACGTTAATGCACTCAGTGCAATAGTGATTATATTACTGTTGATATTATCAACATTAGGTATAGGTATGATAGCTGGGGCTGTAACAATGATAACAAAACAAGGTAATCCCATTTCATTCTTCTTCAACACCTTTACAAATCTTATTGGGGGTACAGTATTTCCAGTCACAGTGCTTCCACTATTTGTTAGGTATATAAGTTACGGAATTCCTTTAACATGGGCATTAGAGGGATTAAGAGAGGCATTTTTAAATGGAACTCCTATAACTGCTGTTGCCCAATTTATTATAATATTAGCCATATTTGATATAGTTCTATTGCCATTAGGCATATTTTCATATAATTATGCATTCAAAAAAGCTAGAGAAAAGGGTACTCTAGCAGAATACTAA
- a CDS encoding DUF3501 family protein: MVKITLQDILPWEIYEKVRMDRIRRIIEIKSKRRIELGDRLTLLFENRDTVLQQIQEMVYLDKKGKKEDILEEIRIYSTLLPCDGKIKASLYIHSYDFKDLDWVYDNLRGIYNSIFLKVGNKLIQGIPEGGREQGREFSTVQYLTFDLEGEKSTDMEVHVIHENYRYSTKIDKSLAEDLIREAYDVCEKM; this comes from the coding sequence ATGGTTAAAATAACCTTACAAGATATCCTACCTTGGGAGATATACGAAAAAGTAAGAATGGATAGAATAAGGAGAATTATTGAGATAAAGAGCAAAAGAAGAATAGAGTTAGGAGATAGATTGACGTTATTGTTTGAAAATAGGGATACAGTTCTTCAACAGATTCAAGAGATGGTATATCTAGATAAGAAGGGAAAGAAGGAGGATATACTAGAAGAGATAAGAATTTACTCAACATTGCTTCCATGCGACGGTAAGATAAAGGCCTCTCTTTATATTCATTCCTATGATTTTAAGGACTTGGATTGGGTCTACGATAATCTGAGAGGAATATATAATTCAATATTTCTAAAGGTAGGAAACAAGCTAATTCAAGGAATCCCAGAAGGAGGAAGGGAACAAGGTAGAGAGTTCTCCACAGTCCAATATTTAACATTTGATCTTGAGGGCGAGAAAAGCACTGATATGGAAGTTCATGTAATTCATGAGAATTATAGATATTCAACTAAAATAGATAAGAGCCTAGCAGAGGATTTGATCAGAGAAGCGTATGATGTTTGTGAAAAGATGTGA
- the cutA gene encoding glyceraldehyde dehydrogenase subunit alpha — MSYVGKPIKRLYDDKFVTGKSTYVDDIRIPALYAGFVRSTYPHAIIKRIDIRDALKVNGIVAVFTAKEINPLLKGGIRPWPTYIDIRSFRYSERKAFPNNKVKYVGEPVAIVLGQDKYSVRDAIDKVVVDYEPLKPVTKMEEAEKDQVIIHEELKTNISYKIPFKAGEVDKAFNEADKVVRVEAINERLIPNPMEPRGIVARYEAGTLSVWYSTQVPHYMRSEFSRILGIPESKIKVSMPDVGGAFGAKVHLMPEELAVVASSVILGRPVRWTATRSEEMLASEARHNVFTGEVAVKRDGTILGIKGKLLLDLGAYITVTAGIQPLIIPMMIPGPYKIRNLNIESVAVYTNTPPITMYRGASRPEATYIIERIMSTVADELGLDDVSIREKNLVTELPYANPFGLRYDSGDYVGLLREGVKRLGYYELKKWAEEERKKGHRVGVGLAYYLEICSFGPWEYAEVRVDERGDVLVITGTTPHGQGTETAIAQIVADALQIDISRVRVIWGDTDTVAASMGTYGSRSVTIGGSAAIKVAEKILDKMKRIAASTWNVDVQEVQYEKGEFKLRSDPSKRMSWDDVANIAYRSHDPGLVEKIIYENDVTFPYGVHIATVEVDDTGIARVLEYRAYDDIGNVVNPALAEAQIHGGGVQAVGQALYEQALLNENGQLIVTYADYYVPTAVEVPKFTSIFADQYHPSNYPTGSKGVGEAALIVGPAVIIRALEDAVGARFTKTPTTPEEIMKAIMSKR; from the coding sequence ATGAGCTACGTGGGTAAACCAATAAAAAGACTATACGATGATAAGTTCGTGACTGGTAAAAGTACATACGTTGACGATATAAGGATACCAGCCCTATATGCCGGCTTTGTTAGGAGCACTTATCCTCATGCAATCATTAAGAGAATTGATATTAGAGACGCATTAAAGGTTAATGGTATAGTTGCAGTATTTACTGCAAAGGAAATCAACCCCTTATTAAAGGGTGGAATTAGACCTTGGCCAACGTATATAGATATAAGATCATTTAGGTATAGTGAGAGGAAGGCGTTTCCAAACAATAAGGTTAAATACGTAGGCGAACCAGTTGCAATTGTTCTTGGCCAAGATAAGTATAGTGTTAGGGATGCCATAGATAAGGTGGTAGTTGATTATGAACCCTTAAAACCAGTAACTAAAATGGAAGAAGCGGAGAAAGATCAAGTGATAATCCATGAAGAGTTAAAGACTAATATATCTTATAAGATTCCATTTAAAGCAGGAGAAGTAGATAAGGCGTTTAACGAAGCCGATAAGGTAGTTAGAGTTGAGGCCATAAATGAAAGATTAATTCCTAATCCTATGGAACCTAGGGGAATAGTGGCTAGATATGAAGCAGGTACACTGTCAGTATGGTATTCTACGCAAGTACCCCACTATATGCGTTCAGAATTTTCCAGAATACTTGGTATACCCGAAAGTAAGATAAAGGTTAGCATGCCGGATGTTGGGGGTGCCTTTGGAGCTAAAGTTCATTTAATGCCAGAAGAACTAGCAGTTGTAGCTTCATCAGTCATTTTAGGAAGGCCAGTGAGATGGACGGCTACCAGAAGTGAGGAAATGTTAGCCAGTGAAGCTAGGCATAATGTTTTCACTGGTGAGGTAGCAGTTAAAAGAGATGGTACCATTTTAGGTATCAAGGGTAAATTGTTACTAGATCTAGGAGCTTATATAACAGTAACTGCTGGAATCCAACCATTGATAATACCAATGATGATACCCGGTCCCTACAAGATACGTAACTTAAATATTGAAAGTGTTGCAGTTTACACCAATACTCCCCCAATTACTATGTACAGAGGAGCTAGTAGACCAGAAGCAACATATATAATTGAAAGGATAATGAGTACAGTAGCTGACGAGTTAGGCTTAGACGATGTTAGTATTAGGGAAAAGAATCTAGTCACTGAATTACCATATGCAAATCCATTTGGTTTAAGGTACGATAGTGGAGACTATGTGGGATTATTAAGAGAAGGCGTAAAGAGGTTAGGTTATTACGAACTTAAGAAGTGGGCTGAAGAGGAGAGAAAGAAAGGGCATAGGGTTGGAGTAGGGTTAGCATATTATCTGGAGATATGCAGTTTTGGTCCGTGGGAATATGCTGAAGTTAGAGTGGATGAGAGGGGAGATGTATTAGTAATAACTGGTACTACACCACATGGACAAGGAACGGAAACTGCCATAGCTCAAATAGTCGCTGATGCATTGCAAATAGATATAAGCAGGGTTAGGGTAATATGGGGAGATACTGATACTGTTGCAGCTAGTATGGGAACTTACGGTTCAAGATCTGTAACAATAGGCGGCTCTGCAGCGATTAAAGTTGCGGAAAAGATTTTGGATAAGATGAAGAGAATCGCTGCATCTACTTGGAATGTCGATGTTCAAGAAGTTCAATATGAAAAAGGAGAGTTCAAGTTAAGGAGTGACCCAAGTAAGAGGATGAGTTGGGACGATGTTGCTAATATAGCTTATAGAAGTCATGATCCGGGACTGGTAGAGAAGATAATATACGAGAACGATGTAACTTTCCCATATGGAGTCCATATAGCGACAGTGGAAGTGGATGATACTGGAATTGCTAGAGTGTTGGAGTATAGAGCGTACGACGATATTGGAAATGTTGTAAATCCAGCATTAGCAGAGGCACAAATTCATGGAGGAGGTGTTCAAGCTGTTGGGCAAGCACTATATGAACAAGCCTTGCTTAACGAGAATGGCCAATTAATCGTAACTTACGCTGACTATTATGTTCCTACAGCTGTCGAGGTGCCTAAGTTCACCTCAATATTTGCTGATCAATATCATCCATCTAACTATCCAACTGGAAGTAAAGGAGTTGGTGAAGCTGCATTGATAGTAGGTCCAGCAGTAATAATTAGAGCATTGGAGGACGCCGTTGGTGCCAGATTCACCAAAACTCCAACTACTCCAGAGGAAATTATGAAGGCAATCATGAGTAAAAGATAA
- a CDS encoding helical membrane plugin domain-containing protein, translating to MQTINLEKIASKIDEKKIDELAELVDLTPALNEALKKVNELKESGALDAIVNSAYVVKTFRDMLNDEAIQSLGNIVSSLLEFGKAISKPKIFENMMAIMDNSDVLADFVNKLKILKEDGTLDVLVNMVYTVRTLRDMLNDEAIQNLASTVSSSLEVMKLITQKAEPVKVLLDKSSVINDLLARLEDMKNDGTLDVLMNSAYVVKTFRDMLNDEAIQSLGRYISNSLEIIKEIDDDTLKSIKSTVKKMRLIENVLNKVEELDRNGALDVAFDIAYVAKTLRDMLNDEAITHLSSYVSQFLEVYPKAMDFFEITLSNVPYRMMRAIASEEVKKTLESPPRVSLGGIIRLLSDPEIQRGLGVIFTVIRAIGKEFSTK from the coding sequence ATGCAGACTATTAACCTTGAGAAGATTGCTTCAAAAATTGATGAAAAGAAGATAGATGAATTGGCAGAGCTCGTAGACTTAACCCCAGCTCTTAATGAGGCTTTAAAAAAGGTTAATGAGCTTAAGGAATCGGGTGCATTAGATGCCATAGTGAATTCTGCTTATGTTGTTAAGACCTTTCGTGATATGTTGAACGATGAGGCCATACAAAGTTTAGGGAACATAGTTTCCTCACTTTTAGAGTTTGGCAAGGCTATCTCTAAGCCAAAAATCTTTGAAAATATGATGGCAATTATGGATAATTCAGATGTGTTAGCAGATTTCGTTAATAAACTGAAGATACTAAAAGAAGATGGTACTTTAGACGTTTTAGTTAACATGGTATATACAGTAAGAACGCTTCGTGACATGTTAAATGATGAGGCTATCCAGAACCTGGCCTCTACAGTTTCTTCTTCATTAGAGGTTATGAAACTTATAACTCAAAAGGCTGAGCCAGTAAAGGTGCTATTGGATAAATCTAGTGTCATTAACGATCTCTTAGCGAGATTGGAAGATATGAAAAATGATGGTACTTTAGACGTTTTAATGAATTCTGCTTATGTTGTTAAGACCTTTCGTGATATGTTGAACGATGAGGCTATACAAAGTTTAGGAAGGTACATTTCCAATTCTTTAGAAATAATAAAGGAAATTGACGATGATACTTTAAAATCCATAAAGTCGACTGTGAAGAAAATGAGACTCATAGAAAACGTTTTAAATAAAGTAGAGGAATTGGATAGAAATGGGGCACTAGATGTTGCCTTTGATATAGCCTATGTAGCAAAGACTTTACGAGATATGCTGAATGATGAGGCTATCACTCATCTATCTAGTTATGTATCTCAGTTCTTAGAGGTCTACCCAAAGGCTATGGATTTCTTTGAGATAACCCTTAGCAATGTGCCATATAGAATGATGAGGGCTATCGCTTCTGAAGAGGTAAAGAAGACTTTAGAGTCACCACCACGAGTTTCCTTAGGAGGTATTATTAGGTTATTATCTGATCCAGAAATTCAGAGAGGCTTAGGAGTGATCTTTACTGTAATTAGAGCTATAGGAAAGGAATTTAGTACTAAGTAG
- the cutB gene encoding glyceraldehyde dehydrogenase subunit beta, translated as MYPPDFTYVRVSSTEEATKFLESHEDARPLAGGQSLIPMLKLRVISPNYIVDLNPVTSLSYVRSSYNSTRIGALTRYNEILKNDLVKVNVPLLHQAVKVVGDMQVRNLGTIGGSAANADPSADMPTVLTALNAEIVLLSASGNRSVNALDFFKGAFTTDLRKGEIISEIVLPNLEGYRTIYKKIVRRAGDFALVSLALAIKLRQNEIEDIRLAYGGVGERPFRALEVEKSVTSKRLNDELIEEIVSKVSSQVNPPSDTRGSSWYRRELMKVITRKALKEVLS; from the coding sequence GTGTATCCGCCAGATTTTACATATGTTAGGGTCAGTAGCACTGAGGAAGCTACAAAATTCCTAGAGTCTCACGAAGATGCAAGGCCTCTAGCTGGAGGGCAGAGTCTAATTCCAATGCTTAAACTTCGTGTAATATCGCCCAATTACATAGTTGACCTAAATCCTGTAACGTCATTAAGTTATGTAAGAAGTTCATATAATTCAACTAGAATCGGCGCTTTAACTCGATATAATGAAATACTAAAGAACGATCTAGTAAAGGTAAACGTGCCATTACTTCACCAAGCAGTTAAGGTTGTAGGAGATATGCAAGTTAGAAACTTAGGTACTATTGGTGGTAGCGCTGCAAATGCTGATCCATCTGCTGATATGCCCACTGTACTTACTGCGTTAAATGCTGAAATTGTTTTATTATCGGCATCTGGCAATAGATCAGTCAACGCTCTAGATTTCTTCAAAGGTGCATTTACCACAGATTTAAGAAAAGGTGAAATTATATCTGAAATTGTTTTACCAAACTTGGAGGGATATCGAACAATTTATAAAAAAATTGTCAGAAGAGCTGGAGATTTTGCACTTGTATCCCTAGCATTAGCCATAAAATTAAGGCAAAATGAGATAGAGGATATTAGATTAGCCTATGGTGGAGTTGGGGAGAGACCATTCAGAGCATTAGAAGTTGAAAAAAGTGTAACAAGTAAAAGGCTAAATGATGAGTTAATAGAGGAAATTGTAAGTAAGGTTTCAAGTCAAGTAAATCCCCCTTCCGATACTAGGGGGAGTTCTTGGTATAGGAGGGAACTTATGAAGGTTATAACTAGAAAAGCCTTAAAGGAGGTGTTAAGTTAA
- a CDS encoding rhodanese-like domain-containing protein gives MMLITERRSPFYPNIQNVPPSVIRKLVKNKEIQLIDIRQPWEYEDHHIPGSILLPLDYFEDLFQLMLNKSNIGIICEHANRSTWLVYTKPSLFKEVKVYNMLGGIELWMMMGYEVEKGMDDNGTLWYKLLTKNLR, from the coding sequence ATGATGTTAATAACCGAGAGAAGGTCCCCTTTTTATCCTAATATACAAAACGTACCGCCATCGGTAATTAGAAAACTTGTCAAGAATAAGGAAATTCAACTAATTGATATTAGACAACCGTGGGAATACGAAGATCACCATATACCGGGATCAATATTATTACCTTTGGATTACTTTGAAGACTTATTTCAGTTAATGTTAAACAAAAGTAATATAGGGATTATATGTGAACACGCAAATAGGTCTACATGGCTAGTTTATACTAAACCTTCTCTGTTTAAAGAAGTAAAAGTTTACAATATGTTAGGTGGAATAGAATTGTGGATGATGATGGGCTATGAAGTTGAAAAAGGAATGGATGATAATGGCACATTATGGTATAAATTACTAACTAAAAATTTAAGATGA
- the cutC gene encoding glyceraldehyde dehydrogenase subunit gamma — protein sequence MLMVNQGEKVKIKVKVNGVLYERYVSPRMLLVDFLREELGLTGTKIGCDTTTCGACTVILNGKSVKSCTLFAVQADGAEITTIEGLSVDSKLHPIQEAFKENFALQCGFCTPGMIMQTYFLLKENPNPSEEEVRDGLHGNICRCTGYQNIVKAVLDAARRLRT from the coding sequence ATGTTAATGGTTAATCAAGGAGAGAAAGTTAAAATAAAAGTTAAGGTAAATGGAGTATTGTATGAGAGATACGTAAGTCCAAGGATGTTGTTAGTGGACTTCTTAAGGGAAGAGTTAGGTTTAACGGGAACAAAAATCGGTTGTGATACTACGACTTGCGGCGCATGTACAGTTATACTAAACGGCAAATCAGTGAAATCTTGTACATTGTTTGCAGTACAAGCTGATGGTGCGGAAATAACTACAATTGAGGGTCTCTCAGTAGATTCTAAACTTCATCCAATTCAAGAGGCGTTCAAGGAAAATTTCGCTCTTCAGTGTGGTTTCTGTACACCGGGAATGATAATGCAGACGTATTTCTTATTAAAGGAAAATCCAAATCCTTCTGAAGAGGAGGTTAGGGATGGACTTCACGGTAATATTTGTAGGTGTACTGGATATCAAAACATTGTTAAGGCAGTTTTAGATGCTGCAAGGAGGTTAAGAACATGA
- a CDS encoding rubrerythrin family protein produces MKEIKGTKTAENLKHAFCGEAMANRRYLYFARRADEEGYPEIAGLLRSIAEGETAHAFGHLDFIRQGGIGDPATDKPIGTLEQMIESAVAGETYEWTQMYPGYAKIAREEGFNEVAEWFETLARAEKSHAEKFTAVLNQLKGGK; encoded by the coding sequence ATGAAAGAGATAAAAGGAACTAAAACTGCCGAGAACTTAAAACATGCATTCTGCGGAGAGGCTATGGCAAATAGAAGATATCTATATTTCGCTAGGAGGGCTGATGAGGAAGGATACCCCGAAATTGCTGGGTTATTGAGAAGCATAGCAGAAGGTGAAACTGCCCACGCATTTGGTCACTTAGATTTCATAAGGCAAGGAGGAATTGGTGATCCAGCTACTGACAAGCCAATAGGGACATTAGAGCAAATGATAGAATCAGCGGTAGCAGGAGAAACTTATGAATGGACTCAAATGTATCCAGGCTATGCTAAGATAGCTAGGGAAGAAGGATTCAATGAAGTTGCTGAGTGGTTTGAAACCTTGGCAAGAGCAGAAAAGAGCCATGCAGAGAAATTCACTGCTGTACTTAATCAACTAAAGGGAGGCAAGTAA
- a CDS encoding DUF4898 domain-containing protein, protein MLANSADIRNLEDFIMTVVRSREIFNLKSYSLRIISDYTKFFNLILPKDVSDVLVILPISNDDLGNTIKNELIRIRTDCSIIVLYSNRLQKDRIVVGFRTVVNKTVHSEIDSNKNNMISKHLEPLGSKTHLNLYSLGITF, encoded by the coding sequence ATGCTAGCTAATTCTGCCGATATTAGAAACCTCGAAGACTTCATTATGACTGTAGTGAGAAGCAGAGAGATTTTCAACCTTAAAAGTTATAGTTTAAGGATAATTTCTGATTATACGAAGTTCTTTAACCTCATACTGCCTAAAGATGTAAGTGACGTCCTTGTTATATTACCAATTAGTAACGATGATTTAGGCAATACAATCAAAAACGAATTAATTAGGATAAGGACTGATTGTTCAATAATTGTATTATATAGTAATAGATTGCAGAAAGATAGAATAGTTGTCGGATTTCGTACTGTTGTTAATAAAACTGTTCATAGTGAAATCGATAGTAACAAAAATAACATGATTAGTAAGCACCTAGAGCCTCTAGGGTCAAAAACTCATCTAAATCTATACTCTCTCGGTATAACATTTTGA
- a CDS encoding DUF2173 family protein, with the protein MLDNIPGIIAIFRFREGKLTKIQGQDILIDLDKLSNIIMENMRIGENEAKELKFLESFRGFAMILDDMGVVFVDDYLVITNAKKTNWDLLIKAILKGEVIRSG; encoded by the coding sequence ATGCTAGATAATATACCAGGTATAATTGCCATCTTTAGATTTCGTGAGGGTAAGCTCACTAAAATACAAGGGCAAGATATCTTGATCGATCTTGATAAATTAAGCAACATTATAATGGAGAATATGAGAATTGGAGAAAATGAAGCTAAAGAGTTAAAATTTCTAGAGTCATTTAGAGGGTTTGCAATGATATTAGATGACATGGGAGTTGTATTCGTAGATGATTACTTAGTAATAACTAATGCCAAGAAAACCAATTGGGACTTATTAATAAAGGCTATCCTAAAAGGTGAGGTGATAAGAAGTGGATAA